The Saccharothrix violaceirubra genome segment TCACGGGCGCGCTGGGCGGTGACGTCGCGGAACTGCCAGGCGGTCGTGCCGTCGGGCAGCGCGCGCCGGGTGCCGACCACGATCCGGTCGCCGAGGCCGACCTCGACGCCGTCGTGCGGGAAACGCTCCAGGGGCATGCCGACGACCAGTCGCGGCAGCAGGCGCAGGGCCTCGGCGGTCGCCTGGAGCACGACGCCGTTCGCGTCGACCACGACCACCGCGACGGCGAACGCGTCGAGCAGGTCGACCGTGCGTTCCCGCGCGGCCGGCACCGGGTCGACCGGCGCCTGTCTCGTCGCGGTCGGGGCTTCGACCGCGTCGGCGCTCTCGTCGTCCAGGACCACGCCGTGCACCTCGTCTCGGCCGGATGTCCGGTCCAGTATCCCACTCACCCGCGCGGGGGACGTCGTCAGGACAGCGCGGCCAGGACGTCCGCCGCGGTCAGCGGCAGCGAGAACAGGGGGAAGTCGAAGCGGATCGCGTTCTCGTGCTCCTCCCACGACGTGGCCGCCGCGCAGTCGGTCAGCGTGATCACGCGGTAGCCGTTCTCGTAGCCGGTGCGCATCGTGGACTCGACGCAGCAGTTGGTCAGGAAGCCGCCCAGGACGATGGTGCGGATGCCCTTGCTGCGCAGGATGAAGTCCAGGTTGGTACTGGCGAACGTGTCCAGGCCGCGCTTGCCCTCGACCACGATGTCGCCTTCGCGCGGGGCGAGGACGTCGACGATGGCCGCGCCCCACGAGCCCTTGACGAACGCCTTGCCGTCGACCACGCCTTTGAGCACGCCGTAGGGGTGCGCGGTGATCTCGTGGTAGCCCTCGGCGAACGCGATCGGGGCGTGCATGATCGTGACGCCGGCGGCGCGGGCGGCCTCGACCAGGGTCGCGGTCTTGGCGAGCATGCCGGTCGACTCCATGACGGGTCCGACCGCGGCGTTCAGCACGCCGCCCGCGCCGGCGAAGTCGTTCTGGTACTCGATGAGCACGAGCGCCGTGGTGGCGGGGTCGAGGGTCAGCTCGGTCATGGTCGGCTCCTCGGTTCGGTGGTGGTCCGATTCATACGGCCGGGCCGGCGATCCGGCAATGCGGCGTCCGGGTCGTCCCGATCGGGTGATCTCCGAATCCCGCGGGGCCCGGCCCGACACCGGCACCCCGGACTGTCGGACCCCGTCCGTATCGTCCCCGACGTCACCGCGAATCGAGACGGGGAGAGCGGACGTGCGCAGGTGGGAATCGGGCGGGCGGGGGACCGTCGTGTTCCGGGAGGTGGTGCGGGCCGGCACGGCGGTGACCGTCCGTTCCGGACGGGGCGACGGCCGGGGGCGTGCGTCGACGTCCGAGCACGGCTCGGTCGAGGCGGCCTTGGCACACGTGGCGGAACTGGCCGCCGGTTTGGCGGCGGAGGGCTTCCGGGAGGTCCCGCCGGAGGAGTTGGAGGACGTGTTCGTCCCACCCCGGCGGTGGGCGGCACTGGTCCACCCCCGGCACGACGGTCCCGTGCGCCCGAAGTTCGTCCTCGACGGCGGTGCGCCCGCTTTCCTGCACGCCGCGACGGAACCGTTGTCGGACCAGGCCGAAGCGGTCCTGGCCGACCCGCACACGGAGCCCGCGCTGGCCGAGGCCGTACGCGGCCACCTGGCGGGCGTGCCCGACCCGCTCGGCGCGGCCTGCGTGGCGACGCTGGTCGAGGCCGACCGCCGGCGCGAGCGGTACGAGGGTGTCGAGCGCATCGCCGACGCGTGGATCGCCGAGCACGGCCTGGTGTTCGCCGCGCGGGCCACCGTCGACACCGGACTGGTCGACCTGCCGTGGCGGATGGGACCGGGCGGCGCCTCGCCGCGTGAACTCCGCTTCCGGCCGCCCGCGACGCGCTACCACGACCTGCCCCGGCACGTGCCGCCGCGGATGCGCCGGGCGATCGCCGCGGCGTCGGACGAGGAGTACGCGGCCGTCGTCGAAGCGTTGGGGGCGCACCGGATCGACCCGATCACGTCGCTGATCGCCGCGTACCTGGTGCCGGAGCGGGACGACTGGGTCGACGAGGTGGTGCGCCGGATCGTCGAGGACGAACCCGGCGGGTCGGACCCGACGATGGTCCTGTGCTCGCTCAACCGGGGCGACCAGTTGCGGGACCTGGTGGGGCGATCCGAGTTCGCGTGGCGGCTGCGTGACGCGGAGGTGCTGTACACGGTCGCGCTCGCGGTCGGCACGGGCGCGGCGGAGCCGCTGCTCACGGTGGTGGAGGGCGACTTCAACAACGCCGAGTTCACCAAGCGGGTGTTCGACGTGATCGCCGCACAGCCCGCCGACGAGGCGTTCGACGTGCTGGTGTCCCGCATCGACGACCGGTACGGGCAGGCGGCCCTGCTGGAGGCGGTCCGGCGGTTCCCCCGGCGCGCGGTCCGCCGCCTCGCGGCGGCGGCACCGTCCTCGGAACCGGCGCGGGCGTTGCTGCACGCCCACCTGCGGGAGTTCCCCGAACTGGCGCGGGTCGAC includes the following:
- a CDS encoding cysteine hydrolase family protein — protein: MTELTLDPATTALVLIEYQNDFAGAGGVLNAAVGPVMESTGMLAKTATLVEAARAAGVTIMHAPIAFAEGYHEITAHPYGVLKGVVDGKAFVKGSWGAAIVDVLAPREGDIVVEGKRGLDTFASTNLDFILRSKGIRTIVLGGFLTNCCVESTMRTGYENGYRVITLTDCAAATSWEEHENAIRFDFPLFSLPLTAADVLAALS